The window CGCAAATTTAAAAGCAACTCCAACACCCGACAGCTCTCCGCCGTAGGTGCAACCGGCCTGCTTGGGATTCACAATCGAATACGCTTTGGGTATGACATCGCCGGGTTCATGGTGATCGGTCACGACGACTTCAATTCCCAAATTGCGGGCATATTCGACTTCTTCTACAGCCGTGATGCCCGTATCAACCGTCACTATTAGAGTGACACCCTGCGAGTGGGCTTCATCGATACCATCCGGCGAAAGACCATATCCTTCAATAAGCCGGTTGGGAAGATAGAAGTTGACTTGGCCGCCCAGTTTATTGAGAACCATATAAAGCAAGGTTGTGGCAGTTATGCCATCGACATCGTAGTCGCCGTAGATCATTATCTTTTCGTTGTCGAAAAGAGCTTTGGTTACACGGTCAATTCCCTGCTCCATTCCCTTCATAATGAACGGATCTTTGAGGTCGGTCAACTCGGGATGGAGGAACTGCTCAATCGCCTCAGCCTTATTCAAATGACGATTGATGAGAATTTTCACAATGTCTGCAGGCAAACCGGTCTTGCTGCTCAAATCAGCGACCAGTGTCGGGTCCGGATCTGGTGCCAGAACCCAACGGAGCGGAATGACGCGGTGGGACACTATCATAGACAGCCTCCAAGGCATTTTTGAAGCTATTGAAAGCAGGAAATAAGCCGAGTTCTGTACACCCCGCGTTAGCGAGGCTAACAGTCATTTATCTGGGCGCACGGTTACCCGAACGCTCATGCGGCCTACCCGGGAATCAAACGAGACGAATCAGCCTCTCTTCCCTTATTTGGCCTTGCTCCAGGCGGGGTTTGCCCATCACGTTTGTCACCAAACGGATCGTGGTCTCTTACACCGCGTTTTCACCCTTATTCCGCGCAAGCGCGAAACGGTTTAGTTTCTGTGGCACTTTCCGTCGAATCACTTCGCCCCGGCGTTACCGGGCGCCTCGATTCTGTGGAGCTCGGACTTTCCTCATCCCGCTTTGACACGGGACGCGACTGTTCCTCCTGCTTTCAATAGCTTTCGTTTATATATAACACAACAACACAATATCTTCATAGTTACAACCTGCGCCTAGACCAGCCGTCTGTAATTGGGCGACTCTTTAGTTATCGGCACAGAATGCGGATGGGATTCGGTTACTCCCGCCGAAGTTATTCGGACAATTCGGGCTTTCTGGCGCAATTCCTGCAGATTAGCCGTGCCGCATAAACCCATTCCCGCGCGCAGACCTCCGACAAGCTGATACACAAGCTCGCCTAATTTTCCTTTAAATGGAACGCGCCCTTCCACACCTTCAGGCACAAATTTTGAACTACCTGCCTGATGATCCTGGAAATACCTATCCGCGCTTCCTCTGCTCATCGCCCCGATTGAACCCATCCCGCGATATACTTTGAACGAGCGCCCTTCAAAAAGGACTGTTTCACCGGGTGATTCCTCGACTCCGGCCATGAGCGAACCAATCATAACTGCATGCGCTCCACAAGCAAGTGATTTTGTAATATCCCCTGAATAACGTATCCCGCCATCGGCGATAACCGGCACTCCCGCCTTTTGGGCGACGTTTGCGGCGCTAATGACCGCAGTGACCTGGGGCATTCCGGCTCCGGTGACAACACGAGTCGTGCATATCGAACCGGGACCAATTCCGACTTTGATGGAATCCGCGCCGGCATCAATAAGGGCCGATGCGCCGTCGGCGGTCGCGATATTGCCGGCCATAACAGGAACGGCAGAGAATTTTTTCTTAAGCGTTTTGACCGCCCTGAGAACCCCTTCGCTGTGACCATGCGAACTGTCAACCACAAGCATATCGACTCCGGCAGCGATGAGACATTCGGCTCTTAGTTCAAGATCGGAGCCGACACCCACTGCGGCGGCAACTCGTAATCTGCCGCGGCTGTCTTTACAGGCGTGGGGATACTGAATCTTTTTGAGAATGTCTTTGACTGTTATCATCCCTTTAAGATGATAGTTGCTGTCTACAATAAGTAATTTTTCTATGCGATGTTTGTGCAGCATCTCTTTTGCGGTGTCCATATCGACACCTTCCTGCACAGTCACTAAATTCTCTTTTGTCATTACATCGGCAATCCAAGCGGAAGTGTCTTTTTGAAATCGAAGGTCTCTGTTTGTCAGGATTCCAACAAGTCTGCCATTCAATGTGATTGGAATGCCTGAGATAGAGTAGCGATCCATTACAGCCAAGGCCTCACCGATTGTTTTATCCGGCGAGAGTGTAATCGGATCGACAATCATTCCCGATTCTGAGCGTTTAACTTTGTCCACTTCGCCGGCCTGATGTTCAGGACTGAGATTTTTATGAATGACTCCAATGCCGCCCTCGCGAGCAAGCGCAATCGCAAGCGAGGCCTCGGTCACAGTATCCATGGCCGATGAAATAATCGGGATATTGAGCGTTATAGACGGCGCAATTTGGGTGGTGAGATCGACATCTTTCGGCAAAACATCCGAGTGACCGGGCACAAGCAGGATGTCGTCAAATGTGAGAGCAGTATCTTCGGAAATTCTTGCCATTATTCTAATCTTACTTCAATTTGTAGCCGTTGCACGATTTCTAAAAGGGACGACGTTTCCGGCTTTAACTGAGAAAAAAAGGGAAAGTGCCGGATAAAATTGTCTCTTAGTTCGATTCAGCTTCTTCCCAGTAAAGCAGCGAACCGCAGTTATCGCAGGTATGAATCCGGTCGGCGCGTTTAATTTCCTGCACCTTCTTGGGCGTCAAGGCTTTAAAACATGCTCCGCAGGCCCGTTTTTTAACGGCATTTACAACCCGTCCGCCTTTGCCTCGGCGCACTCTTTCATAGGTCGAAAAGGCCGCGCGGGGAATGGTGGAGACTATTTCCTGGCGATTGGATTCTTTATTCGAAACTTTACTACCGATAGAATCGACTTTTTCCCTGAGAATCTGGAGTTGTTTTGTATTGTTTTCGCGGATCGAAACCTCGCGCTCCAGCAGGGCTTCGATTTCCTTTTCGGAATTCGAGCTGAGATCAATAGTTTGCAGCAAGAGCGTCTCCTTTTCGGATACAAAAGCTTTGATGGCATCGATACTGGCGACCAAAGCGTCATACTCTTTGTTTGTCTTGATTGACATCATCTGCTGCTGGTATTTTTGGAGGTCGGCTTCTTTAGATTTAATATCCAATTCGAGTTGTTTTTGTCGCACACGAGCCTCTTCAAAACTCTGCTTGGCCGTCTCAAGTTTGCTCTTGGATTCCTGCATCTCGCGTTCGAGAGTGTCTATCATATCGGGGAGATATGCTTTGGAACGTTCAAGTTCGCCAAGGTCGTAATCAATGATCTGAAGTTTTAAAAGCAATTCGAGTTCGTTGTGCATTATCTCTATTCCTCCTCAGTCAGTCGAAAGTCTTTTGGGCGAAAAAAAACGCATATGCAGGTTTTTGGCCTGTAAATGCGTTTGATCTGCTCGGTATTCCAAGTTCTGTTTTTCTGCAGAGCGGCACCGGTGGAAGACTCCTCGAATTGTTAACTTATATGTCAAAAGCGGCATCATACCTTTTCTTTGGGCAATACAGGACTCGAACCTGTGACCTCTCGGATGTGAACCGAACGCTCTAACCAACTGAGCTAATTGCCCTCACATCCCAAATCATTCATGGGCCCTGCAGGGCTCGAACCTGCGACCCGCTGATTATGAGTCAGCTGCTCTAACCAACTGAGCTAAGGGCCCGTTCAGTTAGTCGGTTAGTATAGCAGGGCAATATTCCTCGGTCAAGAGTTTATTCTTAGGTATAACTGGGCTAGTTGACTAAATGTTTCCTGTGTATTGATTTATCTGAGGCGATAAAAGATCAAATATTCTCTGTTTGATGCCAGCGGGAGACACTAAATAGTCCTATGCGGTTATGCTTGGCTGAGTGATAAAATACGACTTTATTTACAGCCGCTATGAAAAAAACACTCGAAAATGACTTCCTCTGGGGTGTGGCAACTTCTTCTTTTCAGATTGAAGGCGGCATCGCCAACGATATGACCGATTGGGAGAAGCAAGGTAAGTTTCGTGTGAACGGCAAAAATCCCCTTGTCCGAGGCGCCAGTGTCGGGCACTTTCGACCTCGACCGGAAGCCACGGCCGTGGCTTCAAAGCTACATTCCTGAAGTCATTGGGCAGTGTACTTGACCTACCTCGCGACTGCAGCCTTTGCGGCGTCCCTCGGGCGAATCCAATGGCTCGGGCGCAGGGCGACTCGCACGTTCGTGATCGCGAGCTTCTTTGCATTGCTGTGCCTTGTGAACAGAGGTTTGCAGTTCCCGGACCCAACAGTGGTCTTCATGCATTGGTACACGATTCCAGCTTTTGTTGCCGGAATTCCGGCCGTCCCATGGATCATGCCCTGCCTGTTCGGTGTCGTTTTACTGCGCCGTGCGGGTGATGAGCAACGTTGACGACAGCGGCCTAACAACCAGTTCGGGCGAGCGGGGGCTTCGCACAGTTTGATGGAAATGGGCTTAGCTTGTACTGCTCCCCATTAGTCAAGCTGATTTGATGAGTGTCTCATGGTCTAAGTTATAGGTTGCTTCAGCCTGGTTCGGCGTCCGGTATTTGTGCGTCGAATGCAGGTATGTTTCATTGTACGTTTCGATCCAGCCCGATATGGCCGTCGCCACCTCATGTGGCGAACTCCACTCCCGCAACCATATCAGTTCTTCTTTTATCGTCCGCATCTTTCCGAGGCGAGCTTACAGCATTCGCTCGGTGTGGTTCCACCATTCCCTTAGGTTATCAGCATTCCCCTTGGGATTATTGTGACCAAAGGGAATGGTGTAACCATAGCTCGTGAAGGCTTGGTCAATCCCCAACAGTGAACAAGTTTTCATAAACCTCACCGAAGTCGGCTGGCTACCGTTATCAGACATAAGATGCACCTGACTGGAACGACTTCCATCGCGAAAGCGTCTGGATACTCCCAGTTCTAAAGCCTGCAACCATTCTTGGGACGTCGAGCTCTTGCCGCAGTGATGTCCCACTATCTGCTTGGTATACCAGTCCAGCACAATAACCAGATAGCACCAGCCAGTCTCAGTCATTATCTTAGTCATATCAATACCCCACCATTGGTTCGGTCGCTCCGCTCTCGGTTTGGGACGGAGAGAGGTTCGTGGGACATCATGGGTTGTCTGGCCGGCCCAAAACACCTCCTGTAATTTACATTGACAGTTTTGGCTTTTTGGGCTATCATACCACAAGCAAGTATGGCACAATTCCGCAATTTCCCCCTTCAGTTCACGCATCTTTCAAAATCTGCCTTGATTCTATTGGCTTTTGCCTGTCTGCATGAGCCTGTAACCGCAGGTGATGCCAATAAAAATGCAGGAACAAGTTCCTTTTCATTCCTAAAGATAGATATCGGCTCAAGAGCGGTTGCCATGGGCGGAGCATACACAGGTCTTGCCAACGACGAAGAAGCCCTTTACTATAACCCGGCCGGGCTGGTGACGATGGAAGGGAAACGGTTTATTGCCGGTTACCATAACTATTTCATCGATCTGCAATCGGGATTTCTTGGGTATATTCATCCACTTGGGGAGAATAGAGCCTTTGCTCTTTCATCGAGTTATCTGAGTTTTGGCACATTTACACAGACTGATCTACAGGGAAATGTCGAAGGTGAGTTTAGCGGCGGGGATTTGTTTTTTGCTGGTTCGTTTGCGCAGAGATACAATAGGGCTTTTTCGTTTGGCGGTACGCTAAAATTTCTATATGAGAAGATTCAGGAATATTCTGCCACAGGTGTTGCCGCAGATTTGGGTGTTCGCTATTCTTCAGACCGAGATCGGTACGGAGCAGGATTAATGATCCAAAATATTGGCTCCCAGCTTTCAAGCCTCGGAAGTAAAAAGGATGGTCTTCCGACCTCGATCCGTTTGGGCGGTTCAATGAAGCCGCGAGGTGTACCAGTACTTTTTGCCGCCGATATTATCCTTCCGACAGATAATGATCCGGTTTTTGCTGTCGGTATTGAATATTTTGAGCAGAATCCGTTTTTTATCCGCGCTGGGTGGAATAGTTACGGCTCGAACTTTCGGGCCCGGGACTCCGAAGACAAACTTGCCGGATTTGCGCTGGGCTTCGGTTTTAACTACAAAAAGAATTTGAAATTCGGCTACGCCTTCATGCCCGGAGCAGACCTTGGCGACAGCCACAGAATCACGCTTTCAGGAAGACTGTAATCGAACTTGTATGAGACAGTGGAGTATATGCAAATGAAAAAACAGGGTATTAAATGGATTGGGATTTGTGCTATTTTCTCAATTTTCTCAGCGCTTATGTTTTCGTGCTCTCAGAACGCTCAAAGTGATCCACGGGAGGTCGTTATTGCGCTCTTTGGAGCGATGGAGAAAAATGACGATGCCGCGCTCTTTCATCTGCTTGATGTGCCTGAGCTTATGAAGAACAAGGAGAGCGACTATAGCCTCAACACGGATGAGCCGCGAGTTTTTCACAATCCGCAGGATGTAGTCAAAGATTTGATGGATGGCGGACTGACCAAAGAACGATGGTTCGCATACCAGCGAATTATCGGTAAAGCATCGATCACGGGCGATGCTGGCTCGGTCGACGTGATGTTTGTCGACAAGGATAAATCCCAAGGATATCGCACCCGATTCGGCGTCCACAAAGTGGGCGAGAGCTGGAAGATATATTCTTTTAAGACCATCGCTGAAGGCTCATAGGCCTTTCCCATTGTCTATGTTAAGGTCGGTTAATCTTTTGACCCTACAACAACTATTCTATCATAAAATATCTTCAGGGGGATTAAGTTTTGTCTGATATCGAGGCGCCTGCTGTCACGGTTTTGGAGTTACAACGCATCCTGGATTCAGGCCGTAAGATTTTCCTTTTGGATGTTCGGACGGCTGGCGAGTTTGAAGCGGGACGTCTGCCATTCACCGACATTTTAGTCCCCCATGATGTTCTCTCGGCACGAATTGAAGAAATCCCCAAGGACAGAGAGACTGAAATCTATTGTTTTTGCCGAAGCGGACGTCGGAGCGCGATTACGACAACTTTTCTGAGAGGTTTGGGCTACGAGAAAGTGTTCAACATAACCGGTGGAATAATTGCGTGGAAAGATGCCGGCTTTGATTTGATAAGCGGCCCGGCTGAATAAGAGTCTGTGACATTCGTCTCGTATCGCATTGTATTACTTACAGTTAATTAATGTAGAGAGAGCTTGAGACAGTTTTTAAGGGTGGACTTGGGCGCTCGACTTTTGGCCTGACTAATTTGGAAACTCTTGATTGCACATCTGCGAGCCTTAATCGTAATTCTAATGCATAGAAAATCGAAAATTTGGTTGTGCTGAAGCGGGTGGGGCTGTATATTGACTCCCACTGAAATCGATATGTTGTCGGAGGAAAAAATTGTGATGAAAAAAGTATTAACTTTCATAGTTGTATTGGCCGGAGTCTCTACTTCGGCATGGATTATCAGCTGTAGGAACGATGTCATTGTGCCTGATCCCCCAACTCTCATTGGCGATTATAAGGGCATTTATTCGTATCTTGAGTTGGATGGAGTTGACACCGTTGTGGTCAAGGGCCAATACATAACGATGAGGTTCACCTCCTCCTTTTTCCAGATGCGCTGGGATGAGACGGTCAATCTTGCGCTCTACCCGGATACTGTCAAGACAAGAAATTTCTGCGATATTGATGGCGATTACACGCTTAACAATGGCGTTCAGTTCATTGTTTTGGATTCAAGTACGACCCCGGTTGTCTGCAGGGAATCCCAAAATCCTTACGGATCATTTGCTCTTGATCAATCACGAGTGGAAACTATCGACACTACTTATATGAACCAAATCCTGCAGGACCCAGTTTCCGGCAATCAGTTGCGACGCACCATCCGTCTTGTTGCAAACAACAATTAGGTTTTTTCTTTCATACTGACTCCTTTTAGTTAAACCGGCCCACGGCCGGTTTTTTTTGTCCAAATTAAGTCATTCCAAAAATCTACTGACAGTAGCTGTCAGGGCTATCCCTGATACTTGTTGCGCAGACAGGATGATGGTAAATCAGACCTAAAAGCGTATTCAGGATGGAGGAATATGTTAGCAAAGGTAGTATCGTCGGCGACCCTCGGTGTGGACGCTTACACAGTGGAAGTTGAGGCTGACATTCAGCAACAGCTTCCGGCATTTGTCACAGTCGGGCTTCCCGATGGCGCGGTACGTGAGTCAAAAGAGCGCGTCACTGCCGCAATCAAAAACTCAGATTTTGTTTTTCCGGCTAAAAAAGTAACTATTAATCTCGCGCCGGCAGATATTAAAAAGGAAGGTTCGGCATTCGATCTGCCAATCGCGGTCGGTATTTTGGCGGCAACAGGACAAATCCTCCGTGAGCGATGCGATGACTATGTCCTGCTCGGGGAACTCTCTCTCGATGGCGCGGTCCGGCCAGTCCCGGGTGTTCTGCCTATGGCCATGAATATTCAAAGCGGCAATGGCATAAAAGGGATAATTGTGCCGTATGAGAATGCCCGCGAGGCCGCCATGGCAGACACAATTCCTGTCTATCCGGTCAGGTCTCTCAAAGAGACTGTGCAGTTTCTGGAAGATGAATCCACTATAGCGCGCTATCTCATAAATATTGATACGGCCTTCGAAGAAGCGCGAAAGTATGCAGTCGATTTTTCCGATGTCAAAGGCCAGGAGTCAGCGAAAAGAGCGTTGGAGGTTGCCGCCGCCGGAGGGCACAATATTATTATGATCGGCCCACCCGGCTCTGGTAAAACAATGCTTGCGCGCCGCATGTCAACTATTTTGCCGGATATGACAATCCCTGAAGCTCTGGAAACGACCAAAATACATTCTGTCGCTGGACGCCTTGCCGAAGATGCCGCTATTGTCGCTACCCGGCCGTTTCGTTCACCTCATCACACAATTTCTTATGCAGGGCTTGTGGGTGGAGGGGCAATTCCAAAACCGGGCGAGGTCTCGCTTGCGCATCATGGCGTTCTCTTTCTCGATGAACTTCCGGAATTCAAAAAGGATATCCTTGAAATGCTTCGCCAGCCGATGGAAGACAAACAGGTGACAATTTCCCGGGCATCGACGACCATCACCTATCCGGCGGGATTCATGCTCATCTCAGCTATGAATCCATGTCCGTGCGGCTATCATGGGGATCCAAATCATTCCTGCAACTGCAGTTCGGGGGAAATTCAGCGCTATATGTCGAAAATTTCCGGACCGCTGATGGATAGAATCGACATTCATATCACTGTCCCATCGGTCAAATTCAAAGACCTTTCATCGAATGAAGCCGGTGTAGATTCATTGAGCATCCGCTCGAGAGTCAACAAAGCGCGTCAGAGGCAATTGGCGCGATTCAAAACTGAAAAGCACATTTACTGCAACGCCCATATGGAAGCGCGTGATATCCGGAGAGTCTGCACGATAGACGAGAAATCACAGGCGTTGCTTGGGCTGGCAATTAAAAAGCAGGGACTATCGGCGCGGGCGTATGACAGAATCCTCAAAGTCGCACGAACGATCGCAGACCTTGCCGATTCAGACGCCATCGAGATGGGTCATCTGGCCGAGGCGATTCACTACCGGACGCTTGATAGGCATCTGTGGTTATGACAGTTTTTCTCCTTTCTCCATCAACAGGCGGGGTTCGGGAATGACTGGCGCGCGTGTGCTACTCGTCGCGCCGCTCTAGTCCCGGCTCCCCTGTTAATTGGAAGGTGATTTTTCAGGTTTGGGGGAAGGGAAGAGGTGGAGACCGGAGAAAGTTTCGGCATACGAATATCGGATGAATATGAGATTGTCAGGACCGCCCGCCGTGGCGGACGGTGTGAAGAAAGAGGGAGGG is drawn from Candidatus Zixiibacteriota bacterium and contains these coding sequences:
- a CDS encoding rhodanese-like domain-containing protein, whose product is MSDIEAPAVTVLELQRILDSGRKIFLLDVRTAGEFEAGRLPFTDILVPHDVLSARIEEIPKDRETEIYCFCRSGRRSAITTTFLRGLGYEKVFNITGGIIAWKDAGFDLISGPAE
- a CDS encoding family 1 glycosylhydrolase; this translates as MKKTLENDFLWGVATSSFQIEGGIANDMTDWEKQGKFRVNGKNPLVRGASVGHFRPRPEATAVASKLHS
- a CDS encoding DDE-type integrase/transposase/recombinase, translating into MRELKGEIAELCHTCLWYDSPKSQNCQCKLQEVFWAGQTTHDVPRTSLRPKPRAERPNQWWGIDMTKIMTETGWCYLVIVLDWYTKQIVGHHCGKSSTSQEWLQALELGVSRRFRDGSRSSQVHLMSDNGSQPTSVRFMKTCSLLGIDQAFTSYGYTIPFGHNNPKGNADNLREWWNHTERML
- the guaB gene encoding IMP dehydrogenase, producing the protein MARISEDTALTFDDILLVPGHSDVLPKDVDLTTQIAPSITLNIPIISSAMDTVTEASLAIALAREGGIGVIHKNLSPEHQAGEVDKVKRSESGMIVDPITLSPDKTIGEALAVMDRYSISGIPITLNGRLVGILTNRDLRFQKDTSAWIADVMTKENLVTVQEGVDMDTAKEMLHKHRIEKLLIVDSNYHLKGMITVKDILKKIQYPHACKDSRGRLRVAAAVGVGSDLELRAECLIAAGVDMLVVDSSHGHSEGVLRAVKTLKKKFSAVPVMAGNIATADGASALIDAGADSIKVGIGPGSICTTRVVTGAGMPQVTAVISAANVAQKAGVPVIADGGIRYSGDITKSLACGAHAVMIGSLMAGVEESPGETVLFEGRSFKVYRGMGSIGAMSRGSADRYFQDHQAGSSKFVPEGVEGRVPFKGKLGELVYQLVGGLRAGMGLCGTANLQELRQKARIVRITSAGVTESHPHSVPITKESPNYRRLV
- a CDS encoding C4-type zinc ribbon domain-containing protein; this encodes MHNELELLLKLQIIDYDLGELERSKAYLPDMIDTLEREMQESKSKLETAKQSFEEARVRQKQLELDIKSKEADLQKYQQQMMSIKTNKEYDALVASIDAIKAFVSEKETLLLQTIDLSSNSEKEIEALLEREVSIRENNTKQLQILREKVDSIGSKVSNKESNRQEIVSTIPRAAFSTYERVRRGKGGRVVNAVKKRACGACFKALTPKKVQEIKRADRIHTCDNCGSLLYWEEAESN
- a CDS encoding YifB family Mg chelatase-like AAA ATPase: MLAKVVSSATLGVDAYTVEVEADIQQQLPAFVTVGLPDGAVRESKERVTAAIKNSDFVFPAKKVTINLAPADIKKEGSAFDLPIAVGILAATGQILRERCDDYVLLGELSLDGAVRPVPGVLPMAMNIQSGNGIKGIIVPYENAREAAMADTIPVYPVRSLKETVQFLEDESTIARYLINIDTAFEEARKYAVDFSDVKGQESAKRALEVAAAGGHNIIMIGPPGSGKTMLARRMSTILPDMTIPEALETTKIHSVAGRLAEDAAIVATRPFRSPHHTISYAGLVGGGAIPKPGEVSLAHHGVLFLDELPEFKKDILEMLRQPMEDKQVTISRASTTITYPAGFMLISAMNPCPCGYHGDPNHSCNCSSGEIQRYMSKISGPLMDRIDIHITVPSVKFKDLSSNEAGVDSLSIRSRVNKARQRQLARFKTEKHIYCNAHMEARDIRRVCTIDEKSQALLGLAIKKQGLSARAYDRILKVARTIADLADSDAIEMGHLAEAIHYRTLDRHLWL
- a CDS encoding PorV/PorQ family protein, which produces MAQFRNFPLQFTHLSKSALILLAFACLHEPVTAGDANKNAGTSSFSFLKIDIGSRAVAMGGAYTGLANDEEALYYNPAGLVTMEGKRFIAGYHNYFIDLQSGFLGYIHPLGENRAFALSSSYLSFGTFTQTDLQGNVEGEFSGGDLFFAGSFAQRYNRAFSFGGTLKFLYEKIQEYSATGVAADLGVRYSSDRDRYGAGLMIQNIGSQLSSLGSKKDGLPTSIRLGGSMKPRGVPVLFAADIILPTDNDPVFAVGIEYFEQNPFFIRAGWNSYGSNFRARDSEDKLAGFALGFGFNYKKNLKFGYAFMPGADLGDSHRITLSGRL